In Thalassotalea fonticola, a single genomic region encodes these proteins:
- the bioB gene encoding biotin synthase BioB, protein MSINAIVRNDWTVSEVQALFNLPFNDLMFQAQTVHRANFNPNEVQVSTLLSIKTGACPEDCKYCSQSARYSTDVDKEKLMEVENVLEAAKKAKAQGSTRFCMGAGWRNPKARDMPHIVKMVEGVRELGLETCMTLGMLSKEQADTLSDAGLDYYNHNLDTSPEHYNQIITTRTYQDRLNTLDNVRGSGMKVCSGGIMGLGETSVDRASLLVQLANLDKQPESVPINMLVKIDGTPLADVADLDNFDFIRCIAVARIMMPGSHVRLSAGRDAMNEQMQAMCFLAGANSIFYGCKLLTTDNPEADADMMLFKKLGINTERLNAQTEGQQADEEYALRTAIVNSENKDLFYDATAK, encoded by the coding sequence ATGTCTATTAATGCCATTGTCCGAAACGATTGGACCGTATCTGAAGTACAAGCACTTTTCAATTTACCGTTTAACGATCTAATGTTTCAAGCACAAACAGTACATCGCGCCAATTTTAATCCAAATGAAGTACAAGTAAGCACTTTATTGTCAATAAAAACAGGCGCATGCCCAGAAGATTGCAAATATTGTTCTCAAAGTGCCAGATACAGTACCGATGTTGATAAAGAAAAATTAATGGAAGTAGAGAATGTACTGGAAGCGGCTAAAAAGGCTAAAGCACAAGGCTCTACTCGTTTTTGTATGGGGGCTGGGTGGAGAAATCCAAAGGCAAGAGATATGCCTCATATTGTAAAGATGGTCGAGGGAGTTCGAGAATTAGGACTGGAAACCTGTATGACGCTTGGAATGTTGTCAAAAGAGCAAGCTGATACGCTAAGTGATGCAGGTTTAGATTACTACAATCACAACTTAGATACGTCACCTGAGCATTATAACCAAATTATTACAACGCGAACTTATCAAGACAGATTGAACACCTTAGACAATGTACGTGGATCTGGCATGAAAGTGTGTAGTGGCGGTATTATGGGCCTTGGCGAAACTTCAGTTGATCGGGCATCATTATTAGTACAACTCGCCAATCTTGATAAACAACCAGAAAGTGTGCCAATTAACATGTTGGTTAAAATTGATGGTACACCGTTAGCTGATGTTGCAGATTTAGATAACTTCGACTTTATTCGCTGTATCGCTGTTGCCCGTATTATGATGCCAGGATCTCACGTTCGTTTATCTGCAGGACGTGATGCTATGAATGAGCAAATGCAAGCAATGTGTTTCCTTGCCGGTGCAAATTCTATTTTCTATGGCTGTAAATTACTGACTACTGATAACCCTGAAGCTGATGCCGATATGATGTTATTTAAAAAGTTAGGTATTAATACAGAACGATTAAACGCACAAACAGAAGGGCAACAAGCCGACGAAGAATATGCCCTAAGAACAGCTATTGTAAACAGTGAAAACAAAGACTTGTTTTACGACGCAACTGCTAAGTAA
- the bioA gene encoding adenosylmethionine--8-amino-7-oxononanoate transaminase has translation MVKNYTAILMYDQEHLWHPYTSMNSPLPSYLVEHADGVYLHLASGEKVIDGMSSWWSVVHGYNHPVLNAAMKAQIDKFSHVMFGGLTHTPAIELAEKLISLTPQGLNKVFLADSGSVAVEVAIKMAIQYQHSKRKLNKNKMLTIKNGYHGDTFAAMSVCDPVNGMHQLFSGFITENFFADAPQIGFDQQWHEADLDSLKQQFSDNHHHIAALILEPIVQGAGGMRFYHPEFLKACRTLCDQYDVLLIADEIATGFGRSGKLFACEHADISPDILCLGKALTGGYLTLAATLCTDHVATTISEGEAGVFMHGPTFMGNPLACAAANASLDLLIENDWKNQVSNIESQLNAELLPLSKHDNVANVRVLGAIGVIEAKYPVNMAIIQQKFVELGVWIRPFGKLIYIMPPFVINNTELTKLTSAIAEVVQCAEVFNK, from the coding sequence ATGGTTAAAAATTATACAGCCATTTTGATGTATGACCAAGAACATCTTTGGCATCCCTATACTTCAATGAATTCTCCCTTACCCTCTTATCTTGTAGAACACGCTGATGGTGTATATTTACATTTAGCCAGCGGTGAAAAAGTAATCGACGGTATGTCTTCTTGGTGGTCAGTCGTGCATGGTTATAATCACCCAGTGTTAAATGCAGCGATGAAAGCTCAAATTGATAAGTTTTCACATGTGATGTTTGGCGGCTTAACCCATACTCCGGCGATAGAATTAGCCGAAAAGCTTATCAGCTTAACACCACAAGGATTAAATAAAGTATTTCTTGCTGATAGTGGCTCAGTTGCGGTTGAAGTTGCTATCAAGATGGCTATCCAATACCAACACAGTAAACGTAAACTTAATAAAAACAAAATGCTGACCATTAAAAATGGTTACCATGGCGATACATTTGCCGCGATGTCAGTCTGCGATCCTGTTAATGGTATGCACCAATTATTCAGCGGCTTTATCACTGAAAACTTTTTTGCTGATGCTCCACAAATTGGTTTTGATCAGCAATGGCATGAAGCAGACTTAGACAGTTTAAAACAGCAATTTAGTGATAACCATCATCATATCGCTGCACTTATACTAGAGCCAATAGTGCAAGGCGCTGGTGGTATGCGTTTTTATCACCCTGAATTTTTAAAAGCTTGCCGAACATTATGTGATCAATACGATGTGTTGCTGATTGCCGATGAAATTGCCACTGGATTTGGCCGAAGTGGAAAGTTATTTGCCTGCGAACATGCAGATATCAGCCCTGATATTTTATGCTTAGGTAAAGCCTTAACCGGAGGCTACTTAACACTTGCCGCGACTCTATGTACTGATCATGTTGCTACAACCATTAGTGAAGGAGAAGCTGGCGTATTTATGCACGGTCCAACATTTATGGGCAACCCACTCGCATGCGCGGCGGCAAATGCGAGTCTAGATTTGCTTATTGAAAACGATTGGAAAAATCAGGTAAGTAATATTGAATCACAATTAAACGCAGAACTCTTGCCATTATCCAAACATGACAACGTAGCAAACGTTCGAGTACTTGGTGCCATTGGCGTAATTGAAGCTAAGTACCCAGTAAATATGGCCATTATTCAACAAAAATTTGTTGAACTTGGTGTTTGGATAAGACCATTTGGTAAGCTTATTTATATCATGCCACCGTTTGTGATCAATAATACTGAATTGACGAAATTAACCAGCGCAATCGCTGAAGTAGTTCAATGTGCTGAAGTTTTTAATAAATAA
- the asnS gene encoding asparagine--tRNA ligase, translating into MTFTAITDALAGKSAVGDTVTVKGWIRTRRDSKAGISFLAIHDGSCFDPIQAVVPSDLNNYEEEVLKLTTGASVAVTGTLVESMGKGQSFEIQATQVEVLGFVEDPDTYPMAAKRHSIEFLREQAHLRNRTNIGGAVTRVRNCLAQAIHRFMHEKGYFWISTPLITGSDTEGAGEMFRVSTLDLENLPRDDKGAVDYTEDFFGKETFLTVSGQLNAETLACAMSKVYTFGPTFRAENSNTSRHLAEFWMMEPEIAFADLGDAATLAEEMLRYVFKAVLKERPDDMAFFQQRVDKTVIDRLQSVVDSDFVRMDYTDAIDILQKCGKKFENKVEWGVDLNSEHERYLAEEYVKGPLVLMNYPKDIKAFYMRLNDDGKTVAAMDVLAPGIGEIIGGAQREERLDVLDMRLDEMGLDKADYSWYRDLRRYGTVPHAGFGLGFERLVVYATGMQNVRDVIPFPRTPNNADY; encoded by the coding sequence ATGACATTTACTGCAATTACTGATGCCCTAGCGGGTAAATCAGCTGTTGGCGATACAGTAACAGTAAAGGGTTGGATCAGAACCCGCCGCGACTCTAAAGCCGGTATTTCCTTTTTAGCAATTCACGATGGTTCGTGTTTCGATCCTATTCAAGCAGTTGTACCAAGTGATTTGAATAATTACGAAGAAGAAGTTTTAAAATTAACAACTGGCGCATCTGTTGCTGTGACGGGTACGTTAGTTGAATCTATGGGTAAAGGGCAATCGTTTGAAATTCAAGCCACACAAGTTGAAGTGCTTGGTTTCGTTGAAGACCCTGATACTTATCCTATGGCAGCAAAACGTCATTCAATTGAATTCTTACGTGAACAAGCGCATTTACGTAATCGCACAAACATAGGTGGCGCCGTAACTCGCGTACGTAACTGTTTAGCACAAGCTATTCACCGATTCATGCATGAAAAAGGTTACTTTTGGATCAGCACACCACTTATCACCGGCTCTGATACCGAAGGTGCTGGTGAAATGTTCCGTGTAAGTACGTTAGATTTAGAAAACTTACCTCGTGATGATAAAGGTGCCGTTGATTACACAGAAGATTTCTTCGGTAAAGAAACATTCCTAACGGTATCTGGTCAACTTAACGCTGAAACACTTGCCTGTGCCATGTCTAAGGTTTATACCTTTGGACCAACATTTCGTGCTGAAAATTCAAATACCTCGCGTCATTTAGCTGAGTTTTGGATGATGGAACCTGAAATTGCCTTTGCTGATTTAGGCGATGCAGCAACACTTGCTGAAGAAATGTTACGTTATGTCTTTAAAGCTGTTTTAAAAGAACGCCCAGATGATATGGCTTTTTTCCAACAGCGTGTTGATAAAACCGTTATTGACCGTCTGCAATCAGTTGTTGATTCTGACTTTGTTCGTATGGATTACACTGATGCAATCGATATCTTACAAAAATGTGGTAAGAAATTTGAAAACAAGGTTGAATGGGGGGTAGATTTAAATTCTGAACACGAACGCTACCTTGCTGAAGAATATGTTAAAGGCCCATTAGTATTAATGAACTACCCGAAAGACATTAAAGCGTTTTACATGCGCTTAAATGATGACGGTAAAACAGTTGCTGCTATGGATGTACTTGCTCCTGGCATTGGTGAAATCATTGGTGGTGCACAACGTGAAGAACGTTTAGATGTACTTGATATGCGTTTAGATGAAATGGGCTTAGATAAAGCGGATTATAGTTGGTACCGCGATCTACGTCGTTATGGTACTGTACCTCACGCTGGCTTCGGCTTAGGTTTTGAACGTTTAGTTGTTTATGCAACTGGCATGCAAAACGTACGTGACGTGATCCCATTCCCTCGTACACCAAACAATGCAGATTATTAA
- the ybaK gene encoding Cys-tRNA(Pro) deacylase: MTPAINTANKHKIDYTIHHYIHNENALSYGLEAAEKLNVAANRVFKTLVVVNEQNKLLVAIVPVEQQLNLKRFAKASKSKKVAMADPKAVERSSGYVLGGVSPLGQKRLLPTVIDESAVLHQSIFVSAGKRGLEIEIAPNDLSKLLNSSFHSIT; this comes from the coding sequence ATGACTCCTGCAATAAATACTGCGAATAAGCATAAAATAGATTACACAATCCATCACTACATTCATAATGAAAACGCTTTGTCCTATGGCCTGGAAGCCGCTGAAAAACTTAACGTAGCTGCCAACAGGGTATTTAAAACCTTGGTGGTTGTTAATGAACAAAATAAATTGCTGGTTGCCATTGTACCGGTGGAGCAGCAATTAAACCTAAAACGATTCGCCAAAGCGAGTAAATCAAAAAAAGTAGCAATGGCAGATCCGAAAGCTGTCGAAAGAAGCTCTGGCTATGTATTAGGTGGAGTCAGTCCATTAGGACAAAAGCGATTATTACCTACCGTAATAGATGAAAGCGCCGTACTTCATCAATCTATTTTTGTTAGTGCTGGCAAGAGAGGTTTAGAAATTGAAATTGCTCCCAACGATTTAAGTAAACTGTTGAATTCTTCATTTCACTCTATCACTTAA
- a CDS encoding nitroreductase family protein gives MSAIEFLLARQSNGFLAEPAPSPEQLDSIFATAMAVPDHAGLNPYKFHQIQGAGLAKLTSIYVRAIKALTEDNVKIAKAEKMAYRAPLLIVVSTDYKQHPKVPKQEQLVTAGCAAHAIQMASTSLGYGAMWRTGDVAYSNVVKDGLGISAENDIVGFIYIGTKSRELTNKSRKPVADFIDKWL, from the coding sequence ATGTCGGCAATTGAATTTTTATTAGCAAGACAGTCAAATGGCTTCTTAGCAGAACCTGCGCCATCACCTGAACAATTAGATAGCATTTTTGCTACTGCCATGGCGGTTCCCGACCATGCAGGTCTAAACCCTTATAAATTTCATCAAATACAAGGTGCTGGTTTAGCTAAGTTAACCAGTATTTATGTACGCGCGATTAAAGCGTTAACTGAGGATAATGTTAAAATTGCCAAGGCCGAGAAAATGGCCTATCGAGCACCGTTACTTATTGTGGTATCAACTGATTATAAACAACACCCGAAAGTGCCTAAACAAGAACAATTAGTTACAGCCGGTTGTGCTGCTCATGCCATACAAATGGCAAGTACCTCTCTAGGTTATGGTGCAATGTGGCGTACGGGAGATGTGGCATATAGCAATGTGGTAAAAGATGGTCTCGGGATTTCTGCAGAAAATGATATCGTCGGCTTTATTTATATAGGTACTAAAAGCCGAGAACTAACAAATAAATCAAGAAAGCCAGTTGCGGACTTTATTGATAAGTGGCTGTGA
- a CDS encoding HvfX family Cu-binding RiPP maturation protein, whose product MNIINLYNTVVDKLLKLDAIPALLLRIFLAPVFIIAGYNKMQLSNSELDLFEQIMVKPEIVQWFGNAEWGLGLPFPDLLANLAAWTEFFGGWLLLIGLATRLFSIPLMITMIVAATTVHLDNGWFAITPTNPATSSAQVFSWVGFESADNSLQNSEDAGTRLTKIKEIVDQNGNPDWLYEKGNVVILNNGIEFASTYFIMLLALFFIGAGRYVSLDYWLFKPEEDDLKKIE is encoded by the coding sequence ATGAATATTATAAATTTATACAACACGGTTGTTGATAAGTTACTTAAGCTTGATGCAATACCTGCTTTATTATTAAGGATCTTTTTAGCGCCAGTATTTATTATTGCGGGCTATAACAAGATGCAATTAAGTAATAGCGAGCTTGATCTTTTTGAACAAATTATGGTTAAACCCGAAATTGTACAATGGTTTGGCAATGCCGAGTGGGGCTTAGGTTTACCGTTTCCAGATTTGTTAGCTAATTTAGCCGCATGGACAGAGTTTTTTGGCGGCTGGCTATTATTAATAGGCCTAGCAACACGCTTATTTAGTATTCCGTTAATGATTACTATGATTGTTGCTGCAACCACGGTTCATTTAGACAATGGCTGGTTTGCGATTACTCCGACCAATCCAGCAACCAGTTCTGCCCAAGTTTTTTCTTGGGTTGGCTTTGAAAGTGCAGATAATAGTTTACAAAATAGTGAAGATGCGGGAACAAGACTAACCAAAATTAAAGAAATTGTTGATCAAAATGGTAATCCCGATTGGCTGTATGAAAAAGGCAATGTGGTAATACTCAATAACGGCATTGAATTCGCTTCTACCTATTTTATTATGTTATTAGCATTATTTTTTATTGGTGCAGGTCGATATGTGAGTTTAGATTATTGGCTTTTTAAACCAGAAGAAGATGATTTAAAAAAAATCGAATAA
- the sppA gene encoding signal peptide peptidase SppA has product MSEKPSVIKKVLKKLWAIINTSRKVFLNLVFFGFLIFLYSVLTDDSHEVKIPNETALVLNFYGTIVEQKHEVDPADAIMQEAFNQKEENPEMLITDIKNVIKTAKNDDRIKTLVLYPQNLKRAGLHHLQEIGAAINDFKQSGKEVVAFGDYFSQDQYFLASYADKVWINPEGAIVLEGFGRYRTYFKAALEKLNVTQHVFKVGTYKSAVEPYIRDNMSEEAKEANKEWLTQLWTSYKHDVAENRNIDMNDFDETAVGLLAKLEQAEGSFAVYALQSGLVDELRTREQIRIAMIDKVGKAHAGDQYNQISYKDYLKANKAPFPVVNPMTDKVAIVVAKGTILNGDQDPGTIGGDSTAKLLRKARLNDKVKAVVLRVDSGGGSAYASEIIRQEVELLKAAGKPVIASMANYAASGGYWISASANEIWASPNTITGSIGIFGMFPTFERALDKIGIHTDGVGTTDLAGLSVSRPLNKDIGNIIQASINRGYKEFITLVSENRGMTLEEVDAIAQGRVWTGAKAQELGLVDKLGNLDDAVIAAADRAGLKVYDTWLVEKELSAKDMFLRNMFESAQTFLPESESPMTSLANPTLKQRIMKMINEFESINQLNDPRGIYSVCLTCEMN; this is encoded by the coding sequence ATGTCTGAAAAACCAAGTGTTATTAAAAAAGTATTGAAAAAGTTATGGGCGATAATAAACACTTCTAGAAAGGTGTTTTTAAATTTAGTTTTTTTTGGCTTTTTGATCTTCTTATATAGTGTATTAACCGATGATTCCCACGAAGTTAAAATCCCCAATGAAACCGCGTTAGTGCTAAACTTTTACGGTACAATTGTTGAACAAAAACATGAAGTTGACCCGGCCGACGCTATCATGCAAGAAGCGTTTAATCAAAAAGAAGAAAATCCTGAAATGTTAATCACAGATATTAAAAATGTGATTAAGACAGCTAAGAATGATGATCGAATAAAAACATTGGTTCTATACCCACAAAATCTTAAACGTGCTGGTTTACATCACTTACAAGAGATAGGCGCAGCTATTAATGACTTTAAACAATCAGGAAAAGAAGTTGTCGCCTTCGGTGATTACTTCTCTCAAGATCAATATTTTTTAGCGTCTTACGCCGATAAAGTATGGATTAACCCAGAAGGCGCAATAGTACTTGAAGGTTTTGGCCGCTATAGAACTTACTTCAAAGCAGCCTTGGAAAAACTTAATGTTACTCAGCATGTATTTAAAGTAGGAACATATAAATCTGCAGTAGAACCTTACATTCGTGACAACATGTCTGAAGAGGCAAAGGAAGCCAACAAAGAATGGCTTACACAACTTTGGACTAGCTATAAACATGACGTTGCAGAAAATCGTAATATCGACATGAACGACTTTGATGAAACTGCGGTAGGGTTATTAGCTAAGCTTGAACAAGCCGAAGGTAGTTTTGCCGTTTATGCCCTCCAAAGCGGTTTAGTTGATGAACTTAGAACACGTGAACAAATACGCATTGCAATGATAGATAAAGTTGGCAAAGCTCATGCTGGTGATCAATATAACCAGATTAGTTATAAAGACTACTTAAAAGCTAATAAAGCACCTTTCCCTGTTGTTAACCCTATGACCGATAAAGTCGCAATTGTTGTTGCTAAAGGTACTATTTTAAATGGTGATCAAGATCCAGGCACTATTGGTGGGGACTCTACGGCTAAACTTTTAAGAAAAGCTCGTTTAAACGATAAAGTTAAAGCTGTTGTATTAAGAGTCGACAGCGGTGGCGGCAGTGCTTATGCCTCAGAAATTATTCGTCAAGAAGTTGAATTATTAAAAGCCGCAGGAAAACCAGTTATCGCGTCAATGGCAAACTATGCTGCATCAGGTGGTTATTGGATTTCTGCATCGGCAAACGAAATTTGGGCATCGCCAAATACTATCACCGGATCTATAGGTATATTCGGCATGTTTCCAACCTTCGAACGTGCTCTTGATAAAATAGGCATTCATACTGACGGTGTTGGTACAACCGACTTGGCGGGGCTTAGCGTTAGCCGGCCATTAAATAAAGACATAGGTAACATTATTCAGGCAAGCATTAACCGTGGCTATAAAGAATTTATAACGTTAGTATCGGAAAATCGAGGAATGACGTTAGAAGAAGTAGACGCAATTGCTCAAGGCCGGGTTTGGACTGGTGCTAAGGCCCAAGAACTTGGTTTAGTCGATAAATTAGGGAATCTCGATGATGCCGTTATTGCTGCAGCTGATCGAGCAGGATTAAAGGTTTACGATACTTGGCTCGTTGAAAAAGAGCTTAGTGCAAAAGATATGTTCTTAAGAAACATGTTTGAATCTGCACAAACATTTTTACCTGAATCTGAATCACCAATGACAAGCTTAGCTAATCCTACTTTAAAGCAACGTATTATGAAAATGATTAATGAGTTTGAAAGCATTAACCAATTGAATGATCCCAGGGGTATTTATTCAGTCTGTTTAACTTGTGAAATGAATTAA
- a CDS encoding GNAT family N-acetyltransferase, giving the protein MRFETLSNKHADLLFQFELENRDWFETLIASRGNDFYTDNGFNKHFSTCISDAKLGRAYSGVLIEKGAVVARGNLKGIDTKNKICSVGYRVAKNSIGKGYASYCLAELIRTANTSYSIKELKAQVLDNNPVSKAVLEKLGFKATHHEHYFTEFNGINLGCATFNFVCA; this is encoded by the coding sequence GTGAGATTCGAAACATTATCAAATAAACATGCAGATTTACTATTCCAATTTGAGTTAGAAAATAGAGATTGGTTTGAAACATTAATAGCTTCAAGAGGAAATGACTTTTATACAGATAATGGATTTAACAAACATTTTTCAACTTGCATTTCGGATGCAAAATTAGGCAGAGCTTATTCCGGTGTGCTTATTGAAAAAGGTGCAGTTGTAGCACGAGGGAACCTTAAAGGTATAGATACTAAAAACAAAATTTGCTCTGTTGGTTACCGTGTGGCAAAAAATAGTATTGGCAAAGGTTATGCCAGTTACTGTCTTGCAGAGTTAATTCGAACAGCAAATACCTCATATTCAATAAAGGAGCTAAAGGCACAAGTATTGGACAATAACCCTGTATCAAAAGCAGTGTTAGAAAAGTTAGGGTTTAAAGCTACTCATCACGAGCATTATTTTACTGAGTTTAACGGAATAAATCTTGGGTGTGCAACATTTAATTTTGTATGTGCATAA
- a CDS encoding DUF349 domain-containing protein → MIFSKLFKAKWQHKDANVRIQAIQEFDLDEQNNIDIIRQIIANDSSELVCRAALLKLNEFEQFRSTAFEHNKLNIRQFAHERLQLQILNSATITVEQKLSYLEQCEKTSFFESWLMVEHEHQILQALIAKVNKPHMLTQFIVKTDNIDLQHEILTGIEDINLLEKLSRKLKDGKFKTELVNKLNNLLALAAKPEKIRKQLQLLLSKLLALKDLQDFADMQARKRSLEEEWQAVVTDFVHLSAEEKQQYLDKHEHIQQQLKKHFGQREEAYLHQQFINEQTAKEQAEKAEIKAEIALISQQISEAVFENTELDEFKVSQHLDNINKQIESSTVADTEKDSLYKQVKSLHKKLNQLPEVAECVSSATSLISKLSTLAIPETIEELNLRKPVFEQWQQQWHQINDLANDVLPQSIICARDELQASWTKALKPLVKQQHVAFEHFRKKVSELKRLMANGKYKSAFGLHKKLTYLIKDLSASQQQKIVADFESVTSKITELHELEAFIVTPRKQEVLAEIKALIEQPLDNPMAQAEQVKTFRKHWNALGHADEALDKELNTEFNNACELAFAPCRAFYAEQANIRANHLKQKVDVIEKLDALLIQSNAEQVNWREIDNQLHKLLKEWRNSGEVDRTEYVKIQPKFNELVEPLKKAIHTFHHDNAALKQLLINKAKLQLDNEDVFSAINELKSLQQKWQDIGHAGPNKENSLWMTFRKINDQMFAKRNDIKQQEQVQLNARTEEFAAQLTTLNNALNSAVEIKVQQNLLVEIETLISSLKDTKPLLKTLLNQAISAENNVKAKIKASQITAKQQVFVNLFNVMAEETNEANLTENSYYQALPTSWQKAIQFALNKEANKTLREQLTLELEILANVESPTEFAEQRLAVQVQLLSDKMMQGEEVNVTTKLKQWLNCGPLSEEEQPLLDRVRPIFIS, encoded by the coding sequence ATGATCTTTAGCAAATTATTCAAAGCGAAATGGCAACACAAAGATGCCAATGTACGTATACAAGCAATTCAAGAATTTGATTTAGATGAGCAAAATAATATCGATATTATTAGGCAAATTATCGCTAATGATTCAAGCGAGTTAGTCTGTCGCGCAGCGTTGTTGAAATTAAATGAATTCGAACAATTTCGTAGCACAGCCTTTGAACACAATAAATTAAATATTCGCCAGTTCGCGCATGAACGCTTGCAATTGCAAATCTTAAATTCCGCAACTATTACTGTCGAGCAAAAGTTAAGTTATTTAGAACAATGCGAGAAAACCTCATTTTTTGAAAGCTGGTTAATGGTTGAACATGAACATCAGATATTGCAGGCATTAATTGCGAAAGTTAACAAACCGCATATGCTAACTCAGTTTATAGTTAAAACTGATAATATTGATTTACAGCATGAAATCTTAACTGGTATCGAGGATATCAATTTACTCGAGAAATTATCCAGAAAACTCAAAGATGGTAAATTTAAAACTGAACTTGTTAACAAGCTCAATAATCTTCTAGCACTTGCGGCTAAGCCCGAAAAAATAAGAAAACAATTACAATTACTTTTATCAAAGTTACTTGCTTTAAAAGATTTACAAGACTTTGCAGACATGCAGGCGCGTAAACGTTCTTTAGAAGAAGAATGGCAAGCGGTAGTCACAGACTTCGTTCACTTAAGTGCAGAAGAAAAACAGCAATACCTTGATAAACATGAACATATTCAACAGCAGTTGAAAAAGCATTTTGGTCAACGTGAAGAAGCTTATCTACATCAGCAATTTATTAATGAGCAAACAGCTAAAGAGCAAGCCGAAAAGGCCGAAATAAAGGCTGAGATAGCGTTAATCTCTCAGCAAATTAGTGAAGCCGTTTTTGAAAACACCGAATTAGATGAATTTAAAGTCAGCCAACATCTAGATAACATAAATAAGCAAATAGAGTCATCAACTGTAGCAGATACAGAGAAAGACAGCTTATATAAGCAAGTTAAAAGTTTACATAAAAAGCTCAACCAACTGCCTGAAGTGGCGGAGTGCGTAAGCAGTGCAACCTCACTTATATCTAAATTATCTACGTTAGCCATACCTGAAACAATAGAAGAGCTTAATCTTCGTAAACCTGTTTTTGAACAATGGCAACAGCAATGGCATCAAATAAACGATTTGGCTAACGATGTGTTGCCGCAATCCATTATTTGTGCCCGAGATGAATTACAAGCAAGTTGGACTAAAGCTCTTAAGCCGCTGGTAAAGCAGCAGCATGTAGCTTTTGAACATTTCCGTAAAAAAGTTTCAGAACTAAAACGCTTGATGGCAAACGGTAAGTACAAATCGGCTTTTGGCTTACACAAAAAATTAACTTATTTAATAAAGGATTTATCTGCTAGTCAGCAACAAAAAATCGTTGCTGACTTTGAAAGTGTTACAAGCAAAATCACAGAGTTACATGAACTTGAAGCATTTATCGTAACCCCTCGTAAACAAGAAGTATTAGCAGAGATCAAAGCTCTTATTGAGCAACCGCTAGATAATCCAATGGCACAAGCTGAACAAGTTAAAACATTCAGGAAGCATTGGAATGCTTTAGGCCATGCAGATGAAGCGTTAGATAAAGAATTAAATACTGAATTTAATAACGCTTGTGAGCTTGCTTTTGCTCCATGTAGGGCTTTTTATGCGGAGCAAGCAAATATACGAGCAAATCATTTAAAGCAAAAAGTGGATGTAATCGAAAAACTTGATGCGTTGTTAATTCAATCGAATGCTGAACAAGTAAATTGGCGAGAAATTGATAATCAGCTACATAAACTATTAAAAGAATGGCGTAATTCTGGTGAAGTAGACCGGACGGAATATGTAAAAATTCAACCAAAATTCAATGAATTAGTAGAACCACTGAAAAAAGCTATACATACATTTCATCACGATAATGCGGCATTAAAACAACTATTAATTAATAAAGCCAAGCTGCAACTAGATAATGAAGATGTATTTTCAGCAATCAATGAACTGAAATCACTGCAGCAAAAGTGGCAAGATATAGGTCATGCAGGCCCTAACAAAGAAAACAGTTTATGGATGACATTTAGAAAAATAAACGATCAGATGTTTGCCAAACGTAATGACATTAAACAACAAGAGCAAGTGCAACTAAATGCTCGAACTGAAGAGTTTGCAGCGCAATTAACTACATTAAATAACGCATTAAACTCTGCTGTAGAAATTAAAGTTCAACAAAATCTACTTGTTGAAATTGAAACATTGATCAGTAGTTTAAAAGACACAAAACCTTTACTTAAAACATTATTGAATCAAGCAATAAGTGCTGAAAATAATGTGAAAGCAAAGATTAAAGCGTCTCAAATTACAGCCAAACAGCAAGTATTTGTTAATTTATTTAACGTTATGGCAGAAGAAACAAATGAGGCAAATCTTACTGAGAACAGTTATTACCAAGCTTTACCAACAAGTTGGCAAAAGGCGATACAATTTGCTTTAAACAAAGAAGCCAATAAAACTCTGCGTGAACAGCTTACTTTAGAGCTTGAAATTCTTGCAAATGTCGAATCACCAACAGAGTTTGCTGAGCAAAGGCTAGCTGTTCAAGTTCAATTGTTGTCAGATAAAATGATGCAGGGTGAAGAGGTGAATGTAACCACAAAGTTAAAACAATGGTTAAATTGTGGGCCTTTAAGTGAAGAAGAGCAGCCTTTACTTGACCGAGTAAGACCAATTTTTATTAGTTAA